Proteins from one Lacrimispora sphenoides genomic window:
- a CDS encoding N-acetylmuramoyl-L-alanine amidase family protein: MTHLKNLLPAAAKALLLAVLISTTSSSVSWAEEETGPAFAPPVTKTITPEIGPGIRSNNSNFIVVLDPGHGKTGGHYSGCNFVYNGVTYYEDEITMKIASYTKKYLEQFSNYTVYLTKDSAEVTVPLDQRAAFAASVQADLFVSQHVDSALGNGTVKNAYGVSSMAPRTGRYNNELALQSQEAASTILKQLNSLGLNNRGLILRDSENGTLFPDGSQADYYAIPRYSQMYGIRGFIIEHGFLNHTSDLTLFLSTEEQYKALGEADAKGIMEYLQKAGKSTFIQTAPATQTAQNTNSQNEGTVAPPSVSESKGPGVS; the protein is encoded by the coding sequence ATGACACACTTAAAGAACTTACTGCCTGCAGCCGCCAAGGCCCTTTTACTTGCTGTTCTTATTTCTACCACCTCCTCTTCCGTCTCATGGGCAGAAGAAGAAACCGGGCCGGCCTTTGCACCTCCGGTAACCAAGACAATTACACCTGAAATAGGACCGGGCATACGAAGCAACAACTCCAACTTTATCGTAGTCCTGGATCCGGGCCACGGCAAGACAGGCGGGCATTATTCCGGATGCAACTTTGTATATAATGGAGTCACCTATTATGAAGATGAGATCACCATGAAGATCGCTTCCTATACAAAGAAGTATCTGGAACAGTTTTCCAATTATACGGTTTATTTAACAAAGGACAGTGCAGAAGTCACCGTCCCTCTGGATCAGCGGGCCGCCTTTGCCGCCTCTGTGCAGGCAGATCTTTTCGTAAGCCAGCATGTAGATTCGGCTTTGGGAAACGGTACAGTGAAAAATGCTTATGGAGTGAGCTCCATGGCCCCCAGAACCGGCCGCTATAACAACGAACTGGCCCTCCAGTCCCAGGAAGCCGCCAGTACCATCCTAAAGCAGTTAAATAGTCTGGGACTTAACAACCGGGGACTGATTCTCCGGGATTCGGAGAACGGGACCTTATTCCCCGACGGAAGCCAGGCCGATTACTATGCGATTCCCCGTTATTCCCAGATGTATGGAATCAGAGGCTTTATCATTGAACACGGCTTTTTAAACCATACCAGCGACTTGACCCTGTTTTTGTCAACAGAGGAGCAGTATAAGGCACTGGGAGAGGCGGATGCAAAAGGAATTATGGAATATCTGCAAAAAGCAGGTAAATCTACATTTATCCAGACAGCTCCGGCCACTCAAACAGCTCAGAATACCAACAGCCAGAATGAAGGGACTGTTGCTCCACCCTCTGTCTCCGAAAGCAAGGGTCCCGGTGTGAGCTAA
- a CDS encoding tRNA dihydrouridine synthase, with the protein MKYYFAPMEGITGYIYRNAHRKFFDQVDIYVTPFIVPTQNRKFTSREKNDILPEHNIGLHVIPQILTNKGEDFIWAANELKQFGYKEVNLNLGCPSPTVVTKGRGSGFLGEPELLQIFFDQIFSALDMKISVKTRIGKDSPEEFGRLMEIYNKYPIEELIIHPRVQKDLYKNEPNWEVMKEAVSLSKNPLCYNGNLFSAEDYKEFTTVFPSIDHIMLGRGMVANPGLAGEMKNGEKMEKGQLKAFHDEILKGYEEIISGDRNVLFKMKELWAYMIQMFDCSEKYGKKIRKSQHLADYRAVVDSLFGELDLKESGGAFGGV; encoded by the coding sequence ATGAAGTATTATTTTGCCCCCATGGAGGGGATCACCGGCTACATTTACCGTAACGCTCACCGTAAATTTTTTGATCAGGTAGATATATATGTGACTCCTTTTATTGTGCCCACCCAGAACCGGAAATTTACATCCAGAGAAAAAAATGACATTTTGCCGGAGCATAATATAGGATTGCATGTGATTCCTCAGATTCTCACCAATAAGGGGGAAGATTTTATATGGGCGGCAAATGAACTAAAACAATTCGGGTATAAAGAGGTGAATTTAAATCTGGGCTGCCCTTCTCCCACAGTGGTTACTAAGGGCCGGGGATCTGGCTTTCTTGGAGAACCTGAGCTGCTTCAAATCTTCTTTGATCAGATCTTTTCTGCCTTGGATATGAAAATTTCTGTAAAGACCAGGATCGGAAAGGACAGCCCGGAGGAATTTGGAAGGCTCATGGAAATTTATAACAAATATCCGATAGAGGAGCTGATCATCCATCCCAGGGTCCAGAAGGATCTCTATAAGAATGAACCCAATTGGGAGGTGATGAAGGAGGCAGTCTCTTTAAGCAAAAACCCCCTGTGCTACAACGGAAACTTGTTTTCCGCGGAAGATTATAAGGAATTTACCACGGTTTTTCCTTCCATAGACCATATCATGCTTGGAAGGGGAATGGTGGCCAATCCCGGACTAGCAGGAGAAATGAAAAACGGGGAGAAAATGGAAAAGGGGCAGCTGAAAGCCTTTCATGATGAGATCCTGAAAGGATATGAAGAGATCATATCCGGGGACCGCAATGTCCTGTTTAAGATGAAGGAGCTGTGGGCTTATATGATCCAGATGTTCGACTGCAGCGAAAAATACGGGAAAAAGATCAGAAAATCCCAGCATCTTGCAGATTACAGGGCAGTGGTTGACAGCCTGTTTGGGGAACTGGATTTAAAAGAATCGGGAGGGGCTTTTGGCGGCGTATAA
- a CDS encoding amidohydrolase, which translates to MASKLLIKNAKAIITCDENDHVYKDTNILIEGPKIVSIGPGIEEEGAQVIDGSGKFVYPGLINTHHHFFQTFVRNLITIDYPNLTVMDWIDKIYRIFQIVDNDVIYYSTLTAFADLIKHGCTCAFDHQYCYTKKTGKDPVDRQMEAANLMGIRYHAGRGSNTLPRNEGSSIPDNMLETTDEFIKDCERLIRLYHDPNPYSMQQIVMAPCQPINCRPETFTETVAAARSMGVRMHTHLGEGETEGIKARYGKRTLEWCRDIGFIGEDVWYAHNWEVLPEEYRLLAETGTGISHCPAPAVLGGFPILDIKAMEEAGVLISLGCDGSATNDSSNLLDALRSAYLMQTYHAKERGGCVSAYDMLKIATVNGAKTLGRPELGSLEPEKAADLFMVDAEALELAGAIHDPKNLLARVGLTGNVWLTMINGNVVYKDGVITGVDERRLASEGEAVCTRVIRKPSEAFRPFL; encoded by the coding sequence ATGGCTTCAAAATTATTAATAAAGAATGCCAAAGCAATTATAACCTGCGATGAAAATGACCATGTGTACAAAGACACCAATATCCTGATTGAAGGGCCTAAGATTGTGTCAATAGGCCCTGGGATAGAGGAAGAAGGAGCACAGGTCATTGACGGATCAGGAAAATTTGTATACCCGGGACTAATCAACACCCATCATCACTTCTTTCAAACCTTTGTAAGGAATCTGATCACCATTGATTATCCGAATCTGACGGTCATGGACTGGATCGATAAGATCTACCGGATTTTTCAGATCGTTGACAATGATGTCATTTATTATTCCACTCTTACGGCTTTTGCCGATTTAATCAAGCACGGCTGCACCTGCGCCTTTGACCACCAGTACTGCTATACGAAGAAAACCGGCAAGGATCCGGTGGACCGGCAGATGGAAGCAGCAAATCTTATGGGAATCCGTTATCATGCAGGGAGGGGCAGTAACACGCTTCCAAGGAATGAGGGGAGCTCGATTCCAGATAATATGCTGGAGACCACAGATGAATTTATAAAAGACTGCGAAAGGCTTATCCGTCTCTACCATGATCCCAATCCTTATTCCATGCAGCAGATCGTCATGGCGCCCTGCCAGCCGATCAACTGCAGGCCGGAAACATTTACCGAAACCGTTGCCGCAGCCAGAAGCATGGGCGTTAGGATGCACACCCATTTAGGAGAGGGGGAGACGGAAGGGATCAAGGCCCGCTACGGAAAACGCACTCTGGAATGGTGCAGGGACATCGGCTTTATCGGAGAAGACGTCTGGTATGCCCATAACTGGGAAGTGCTGCCGGAAGAATACAGGCTGCTTGCTGAAACAGGAACCGGAATTTCCCATTGTCCTGCGCCGGCTGTGCTGGGAGGTTTCCCGATTCTTGATATCAAGGCCATGGAGGAGGCAGGAGTGCTTATAAGCCTTGGCTGTGACGGATCCGCGACCAATGACAGCTCCAATCTTCTTGATGCCCTTCGCTCGGCTTATCTGATGCAGACTTATCATGCAAAGGAAAGGGGCGGCTGTGTATCTGCCTATGATATGTTAAAAATCGCTACTGTAAATGGAGCAAAGACACTGGGAAGACCGGAACTTGGTTCTCTTGAACCGGAAAAGGCAGCCGATCTGTTTATGGTAGATGCAGAAGCTCTGGAGCTTGCAGGAGCAATCCATGATCCTAAAAATCTCCTTGCAAGGGTTGGCTTGACAGGAAACGTATGGCTCACTATGATTAATGGAAACGTGGTTTATAAAGATGGTGTGATCACCGGAGTGGACGAGAGACGGCTGGCTTCTGAGGGAGAGGCGGTCTGCACCAGAGTGATACGAAAACCAAGCGAGGCATTCCGTCCGTTTTTATAA
- a CDS encoding MerR family transcriptional regulator produces MKEFLSIGEMGSLFGLNIQTLYYYDSIDIFKPRMRDLKNGRRKYEFDQIYELATICYMRKLGYSLEEITKQRSTQHAGSALDSLKQRSEELHRQWMELISIDEAIQRKLRFIEEEMENIRTDEITIRHFEDRAYLAIGEEEMIYRQNSFYFYPTIAFYQGEGKYFGAYLYPSGEPLPETIRKDQIRKIPGGDFLCGYHLGSYETVPATIERIRNARPDLEFEDLTINFNILDQFVENQSSNYITHTQIRILKP; encoded by the coding sequence TTGAAGGAATTTTTATCCATTGGAGAGATGGGATCACTATTCGGGCTGAATATACAGACCCTGTATTATTATGACAGCATAGACATATTTAAGCCAAGGATGCGGGACTTAAAAAACGGCAGGAGAAAATACGAGTTTGACCAGATTTATGAACTGGCAACCATATGCTACATGCGAAAGCTTGGATACTCCCTGGAGGAAATTACAAAGCAGCGGAGCACACAGCATGCTGGTTCCGCTCTGGATTCCTTAAAGCAGCGTTCAGAGGAGCTTCACAGGCAATGGATGGAGCTGATTTCCATTGATGAGGCCATTCAGAGAAAACTTCGTTTTATTGAAGAAGAAATGGAAAATATCCGCACGGATGAGATCACCATCCGCCATTTTGAGGACAGGGCCTATCTTGCCATTGGTGAGGAAGAAATGATCTATCGGCAGAATTCCTTCTATTTTTATCCTACCATTGCCTTTTATCAGGGAGAAGGGAAATATTTCGGAGCTTATTTATATCCTTCTGGCGAACCGCTGCCGGAGACCATAAGAAAGGATCAGATCCGTAAAATTCCTGGCGGCGATTTTTTGTGCGGCTATCACCTGGGCTCTTATGAGACGGTTCCAGCTACCATAGAGCGGATCCGGAACGCTAGACCGGATCTGGAATTTGAAGACCTTACCATTAATTTTAACATTCTGGATCAGTTTGTGGAAAACCAAAGCTCCAATTACATCACTCATACGCAGATTCGGATATTGAAACCTTAA